A genomic window from Cotesia glomerata isolate CgM1 linkage group LG7, MPM_Cglom_v2.3, whole genome shotgun sequence includes:
- the LOC123268474 gene encoding uncharacterized protein LOC123268474, whose translation MGNLCTSCCKESGSYEDLTPDEQTRRQQQMEAAERRMKEQEQRGIGNINVVKRQQQQAQEREKRENELANAERDAPLKWQVN comes from the exons atgggTAATTTATGCACATCTTGTTGCAAAGAATCTGGTTCATACGAAGATTTGACACCTGACGAG CAAACAAGAAGACAACAACAAATGGAAGCCGCTGAAAGAAGAATGAAAGAGCAGGAACAACGGGGTATCGGTAATATTAATGTGGTAAAACGTCAACAACAACAAGCTCAAGAACGAGAAAAACGTGAAAACGAACTCGCTAATGCTGAGCGAGATGCGCCGTTGAag tGGCAAGTAAACTGA
- the LOC123268472 gene encoding ATP synthase subunit O, mitochondrial, producing the protein MSSSRLNMIVRSFSSSPVTQQLVKPPLQVFGVEGRYATALFSAASKQSSLDAVEKDLLKFQGMLKTDTKLVDFVKDPSVKRKLKADAFKAISTKINLNPATANLLALLAENGRLGLLNQVINAFKLIMAANRGEVVCEVITSKPLDAESKTKLESALKLFLTKGQTLLLTTKVDPSIIGGMVVSIGDKYVDMSIASKVKKYSDIISTAA; encoded by the exons atgtCTTCAAGCAGGCTCAATATGATC gTAAGATCATTTTCTTCATCTCCAGTCACACAACAATTGGTAAAG CCTCCACTTCAAGTTTTTGGTGTTGAAGGACGTTATGCTACTGCTTTGTTTTCAGCAGCCAGCAAACAATCATCATTGGATGCTGTTGAAAAAGATCTCTTGAAATTCcag GGAATGTTGAAAACAGATACCAAGCTGGTTGATTTTGTAAAAGATCCATCAGTAAAACGTAAATTGAAGGCCGATGCATTCAAAGCCATCAGCACAAAAATAAACTTGAACCCAGCAACAGCAAATCTGTTGGCCCTGTTGGCCGAGAATGGTCGATTGGGATTATTGAATCAAGTAATAAACGCATTCAAGCTAATTATGGCGGCTAATCGAGGTGAAGTGGTGTGCGAGGTAATAACATCCAAGCCTCTTGACGCTGAGAGCAAAACTAAGCTTGAGTCTGCCTTGAAATTATTCTTAACAAAGGGACAAACCCTTCTTCTAACAACAAAAGTTGATCCATCAATCATTGGTGGTATGGTTGTCTCAATTGGTGACAAATACGTCGACATGAGTATCGCaagtaaagttaaaaaatattcagacATTATTTCCACTGCAGCTTAA
- the LOC123268471 gene encoding BTB/POZ domain-containing protein KCTD16 — protein MSQETGEIPSVVELNVGGVFYTTSLSTLTKESDSQLSAIFTGKTPVEKDAKGKYFLDRDGVLFRYVLDFLRNEALTLPEGFRERERLRREAVYYGLPGLEKAIQEANAEGCATTRSLCGRRGVGYITVGYRGSFAFGRDGLADVKFRKLSRILICGRVAICRDVFGETLNESRDPDHGLSDRYTSRFFLKHSFIEQAFDMLQEQGFKLVASCGSGTAGASTEQLKPGVDSEENRWNHYNEFVFVRE, from the coding sequence ATGAGTCAAGAAACCGGAGAAATTCCTTCAGTAGTTGAATTAAATGTGGGTGGAGTCTTTTATACAACATCACTGTCAACTCTTACCAAAGAAAGTGACTCTCAGCTATCAGCAATATTTACGGGTAAGACACCAGTTGAAAAAGACGCAAAAGGAAAGTATTTTCTTGATCGTGACGGTGTTCTATTTCGTTATGTATTGGATTTCCTGCGTAATGAAGCATTGACATTACCTGAAGGCTTCCGTGAACGTGAACGGCTAAGAAGGGAAGCTGTTTATTATGGACTTCCTGGATTGGAGAAAGCCATACAGGAAGCCAATGCTGAAGGATGTGCTACCACAAGGTCACTCTGTGGTAGACGCGGAGTTGGATACATTACTGTAGGCTACCGCGGGAGCTTTGCTTTTGGTCGTGATGGACTTGCTGACGTTAAATTCCGCAAGCTCTCCAGAATTCTTATCTGTGGGCGCGTCGCAATCTGCAGGGATGTATTTGGTGAAACGCTCAATGAAAGCCGAGATCCAGATCACGGATTATCCGATAGATACACCTCGAGATTCTTCCTCAAACACAGCTTCATCGAGCAGGCTTTTGACATGCTCCAGGAACAGGGATTTAAGCTTGTGGCGAGCTGCGGTTCTGGAACCGCTGGAGCTTCTACGGAACAGCTTAAACCTGGTGTTGACTCGGAAGAAAATCGCTGGAATCATTACAATGAGTTTGTATTTGTGCGCGAGTAG
- the LOC123268473 gene encoding uncharacterized protein LOC123268473: MKVINVNTILVLISLGVLCFSNPHYKGNKRRFIRQVDGTTTAEPKIGLNNTALMSSNDSVSTTMKIKTALQKDRETTTTSPYRETTSSKTTTQSIDKLQYERYTTMNQNRHTTSTTTAMPISLDISSSVSSFVPRQFDVLSFIGGSLFTFCLVGFGVLSWKAYALHIERSYRTI, translated from the exons ATGAAGGTAATAAATGTTAATACTATTCTCGTGCTCATATCCTTAGGAGTATTATGTTTTAGTAATCCGCATTATAAAg gGAATAAAAGGCGTTTTATAAGACAAGTTGACGGTACAACGACGGCAGAACCAAAGATTGGTTTAAACAATACTGCTTTGATGAGTAGTAATGACAGTGTAAGtacaacaatgaaaataaagacTGCTCTGCAAAAAGACAGAGAGACAACGACAACATCTCCGTACCGTGAAACCACCAGCAGTAAAACGACAACTCAAAGCATTGATAAGTTACAATATGAACGTTATACAACAATGAATCAGAATCGTCATACAACGAGTACAACAACTGCAATGCCAATTTCACTAGATATTTCATCTTCAGTATCTTCATTTGTACCACGTCAATTTGATGTCCTGAGCTTCATag GTGGATCTCTCTTTACATTCTGCTTAGTAGGATTTGGGGTTCTCTCGTGGAAGGCGTATGCACTGCATATTGAACGTAGTTATagaactatttaa
- the LOC123268475 gene encoding CCR4-NOT transcription complex subunit 11, with protein MSLSPKDLTKLMGILDEENIDTPLDNLIKQLHKEFSSQDKFKVGLTLVLLLQQLDLLPHQVSRLIAMSMLYHLYPGEQFSSTPFASVFNQMLKPGDTLSTQDSKSLSSGHIPVLSQSESKFVASLIAFHGVEMLKQTPRQILEELYFTPISVGADQLTKFQLKLAESHAEFPSISKCGIPIILPDSDANKKIDSKKTLQKEIIENLIDGDPPLCSQNYRPEFLRLAPPLYDHPAGGLKWMPVTELSQFSPEYDVNMCVSNSAGAEARRLMRKAFTKVLTPQQQQHLSTELKKDPKLVYHIGLTPSKLPELVENNPLIAIEVLLKLMQSSQITEYFSVLVNMEMSLHSMEVVNRLTTTVDLPTEFVHLYISNCISTCETIKDRYMQNRLVRLVCVFLQSLIRNKIINVQELFIEVQAFCIEFSRIKEAAALFRLLKQLESGDVAGLNASTTKKNLDVS; from the coding sequence atgagtCTGTCACCAAAAGATTTGACAAAATTAATGGGGATTCTGGATGAGGAAAATATTGACACACCGTTGGATAACctaataaaacaattacatAAAGAATTCTCATCACAAGATAAATTCAAAGTTGGTTTAACGTTAGTACTTTTATTGCAACAATTAGATTTGTTACCACATCAGGTTTCACGCTTGATAGCAATGTCAATGCTGTATCATTTATATCCAGGTGAACAATTTTCGTCAACTCCATTTGCGAGTGTTTTCAACCAAATGCTGAAACCCGGCGACACTTTGAGTACTCAAGACTCTAAATCATTATCCTCTGGACATATTCCTGTTTTGTCACAGAGTGAATCTAAATTTGTCGCTAGTCTGATTGCTTTCCACGGTGTAGAAATGTTGAAGCAAACTCCACGTCAAATTTTAGAAGAATTGTACTTTACTCCAATATCCGTCGGCGCTGATCAGCTGACCAAGTTCCAACTAAAACTAGCTGAAAGTCATGCAGAGTTTCCTAGTATCAGTAAGTGTGGTATTCCTATAATTCTACCCGACTCGGatgctaataaaaaaatagattcaAAGAAGACACTCCAAAAAGAAatcatagaaaatttaatcgaTGGTGATCCACCGTTGTGCAGTCAAAATTACCGACCCGAATTTCTGCGACTCGCTCCGCCGCTTTATGATCATCCCGCTGGTGGATTAAAGTGGATGCCCGTTACAGAACTGTCTCAATTTTCGCCAGAGTACGATGTCAACATGTGCGTATCGAACAGTGCCGGTGCTGAGGCTCGTAGGTTGATGCGAAAGGCGTTCACCAAAGTCCTGACTCCgcagcaacaacaacatcTCAGCACAGAATTGAAGAAAGATCCAAAATTAGTATATCACATTGGTTTAACGCCAAGCAAGTTGCCAGAGTTAGTGGAAAATAATCCACTGATAGCGATCGAAGttcttttgaaattaatgCAATCAAGTCAAATAACAGAATATTTTAGTGTTCTAGTTAATATGGAAATGTCATTACACTCAATGGAAGTTGTTAATCGTCTTACGACAACTGTTGACTTACCAACGGAATTTGTTCATCTTTATATAAGCAATTGTATATCGACTTGTGAAACAATTAAAGATCGTTATATGCAAAATCGTCTCGTAAGACTTGTTTGCGTATTTCTTCAGTctttaattagaaataaaataataaatgtacaagaattatttattgaagtgCAAGCTTTCTGTATTGAGTTTAGTAGGATTAAAGAAGCAGCGGCTTTATTCCGGTTACTTAAACAACTTGAGTCTGGAGATGTCGCCGGTCTTAATGCTTCAACGACTAAAAAGAACCTTGACGTTTCATAA